CGCTTTGCTTGAGCACGAACTGGCTGGCCGAGAGCACGGCCGCCGCCAGCGTGGCGAAAATGGCCAGGGCGATCATGACTTCCAACAGCGTGAAACCCTGGCAGCCAGCGGCCTGCCTGCGTGCGTTATTCATCGACCAGCGGCTCCGCCAGACCGTCGCTCGATACCCGGGCAACCGTCTGCCCAGCGACGTTGACGAGCAGCCTGAACGGGCTGGTCTCGTCACTGCTGAGCATCAGCAACTGTGGTGGGCCTTGAACGTGATCGAGGCGCAGGACATGCCCCTCCTGCTCCAATCCGAACGTCAGGCCCTCGGGCAATCGATGCAACGCCGACACCGCCGTCCAGTCCTGGGCTTGGAGTCGCAACGCCTGATAACCGCCAGGCTGCACGCGCAGACCGTATTCCTCCCCGTCCAACACCGCCCGCTCGCGCAACTGCTGCACCACCGCGACAAAGTCCCGAGCGTGTTGCCGCGCCTCACGCGCCGGGCTCGACCCCGTGGCGAAACGGACCATGCCCGCCAGGACCCCGATCAAGACGATGACCACCATCAGCTCCAGCAAGGTGAAGCCGCGGCAACAACGCTGCATGGTCACTCGACCCAATTGCCGATGTCGGCCGCCATCCCTTCACCGCCCGGCATGCCGTCGGCCCCCAGGGAGTAGAGGTCATAGCTGCCATCGATGGTTTTGTGCCCGGGATTGAGGTACTGGTAGGGCGTGCCCCAAGGGTCGACCGGCAGGCTTTTCAGATACCCTTGCGGGTTCCAGTTCCTTGCCACGGGCGTGCCGGACGGGCGCTTGCTCAACGCCTCCAGGCCTTGTTGGGTCGAGGGGTACTGAAAGTTGTCGAGACGGTACATTTCCAGGGCCGTGGCAATCGCCTGGACGTCGGTCCGGGCGGCCGTGACTTTGGCCTGGTCGGGGCGGCTCATGAACTGCGGGACCACGATGGCGCCCAGCACGCCAATGATGACCACCACCACCATGATTTCAATCAGGGTAAAACCGCGTTGATGCCTTGCAGGTCGGTTGCTTTGGAATTTCATCGGTCAATTCACCAATTGGTTGAGGCTCAGGATCGGTAGGAGGATGGCCATGACAATCAGCAGCACGACGCCGCCCATCAACACCAACATGGCCGGTTCGAAAAGGCTCACCACCAGCGCGATGCGCGCCGCGAGGCTGGCTTCCTGTTGTTCGGCGGCCCGGGCCAACATGTTGTCGAGTTCGCCGGCTCGTTCGCCGCTGGCGATCATGTGCAGCATCAGTGGCGGGATATCACCGCCCTGCTCCAGGCCACGGGTCAGGGTCCCGCCCTCGCGAACTGAACGAGCGACATCGGCCATGCGGGCGCGGATCGCCAGGTTGCCGATCACTTGCGCGCCAATGTGCAAGGAATCCACCAGCGGCACCGCGCTTTTGCTAAGGATCGCCAGGGTGCTGGCGAATCGCGCCGCTTCCATCGCCCGCGACACTTCGCCCAGCAGCGGCAGGCGCAGTAGCAAACGGTGCCAGCGCAGACGCCAGGCCGGTTGGCGCAAGCTCCAGCGCCACAGCGCGAACAAGCCGGCCAGGGCACCGAGCAGCAGCAGGCCATGGCGACGCAAGCCATCGCTCACGGCGATCAGCGCCTGGGTCAGCCAAGGCAAGGGCTGGCCACTGTCGATGAAAATCTTCACCACATCCGGCACCACGTAGCCCAGCAGGAACGCGACAATCGCGACGCAGGCCAGCATCAGGATCAGCGGGTACACCAACGCCAGTTGAATGCGTTGGCGCGATGCCTGGCGTGCCTGGGTATAGGTCGCCAATTGTTCCAACACCTGGCCCAGATGACCGGACTGTTCGCCCGCAGCGACCGTGGCGCAGAACAGCTCGGGAAAGGCCTGGGGAAAGGCCCCCAGCGCCGTCGCCAGTGCCTGGCCTTCCATCACACGGCTGCGCACCGCCGCCAGCAGATTGGCGACGCGCCGCTTCTGGCTCTGTTGCGCCACTGCTCCCAGTGACTCTTCGAGGGGCAAACCGGCCTGGATCAAGGTGGACAACTGCAACGTGAGCAATGCCAGATCAGCCGGGCTCAAATGGCCCCCACTGGACCGGCGTCCAGGAGTCCGCTCTGCTGCTTCGCGTAATTCGCTGGGCAGCAAGCCCCGTTCGCGTAGCAACTGACGCGCATGACGGGGGCTGTCGCCCTCGATACGCCCCTTGCAGCGCCGGCCCTGGGCATCTTCGGCCCGATAGTCGAAGGTCGGCATGCGCTAGTCCTCTTGGGTGATGCGCAGCAGTTCATCGACGCTGGTCAAGCCTTCAAGTACCCGCCGCCGCCCATCCTGGAACAGGCTGCGGGAGGTCTTGCGCGCCTCGAGGGTCAATGCCTGCTCGGTGGCGCCCTGGTGGATCAGCTGCGACAGCGCGGCGCTGACATTCACCAGTTCGTAGATGCCGATACGCCCGCGATAACCTTTTTGGCAATGGTCGCAGCCCTGGGCCTTGAACAGTCGTGGCGCGGCGTTGGCATCGAGCCCCAGGCGCCGGCAGAT
The Pseudomonas marvdashtae DNA segment above includes these coding regions:
- the gspF gene encoding type II secretion system inner membrane protein GspF, whose translation is MPTFDYRAEDAQGRRCKGRIEGDSPRHARQLLRERGLLPSELREAAERTPGRRSSGGHLSPADLALLTLQLSTLIQAGLPLEESLGAVAQQSQKRRVANLLAAVRSRVMEGQALATALGAFPQAFPELFCATVAAGEQSGHLGQVLEQLATYTQARQASRQRIQLALVYPLILMLACVAIVAFLLGYVVPDVVKIFIDSGQPLPWLTQALIAVSDGLRRHGLLLLGALAGLFALWRWSLRQPAWRLRWHRLLLRLPLLGEVSRAMEAARFASTLAILSKSAVPLVDSLHIGAQVIGNLAIRARMADVARSVREGGTLTRGLEQGGDIPPLMLHMIASGERAGELDNMLARAAEQQEASLAARIALVVSLFEPAMLVLMGGVVLLIVMAILLPILSLNQLVN
- the gspH gene encoding type II secretion system minor pseudopilin GspH, with protein sequence MQRCCRGFTLLELMVVIVLIGVLAGMVRFATGSSPAREARQHARDFVAVVQQLRERAVLDGEEYGLRVQPGGYQALRLQAQDWTAVSALHRLPEGLTFGLEQEGHVLRLDHVQGPPQLLMLSSDETSPFRLLVNVAGQTVARVSSDGLAEPLVDE
- the gspG gene encoding type II secretion system major pseudopilin GspG; translated protein: MKFQSNRPARHQRGFTLIEIMVVVVIIGVLGAIVVPQFMSRPDQAKVTAARTDVQAIATALEMYRLDNFQYPSTQQGLEALSKRPSGTPVARNWNPQGYLKSLPVDPWGTPYQYLNPGHKTIDGSYDLYSLGADGMPGGEGMAADIGNWVE